The genome window GATCGTTCTGCAATTCGCGCACATCGATGAAGGGAAAGACCATCTTGCCGCTGGCCACCTCGGCGCAGCACTTCAGCAGGTCGTCAACCTCATCCCCGCGCGCGGCAAACCCGGCCGCCCCCGCCGTCATGGCCAGCCGGGGCAGATCGCGCGCGTCATCGCCATAGACGACCAGGCGCGGCGCGTTCTCCTGTTCGCGCAACACCTCGATCAGTTTCGCACCGCCCAGAACCGGCAAGTTCCAGTCGATCACGCCGATCTGAACCGGGACGCGCATGACCGTGCCCAGAAACCCCTCGGCCGTGGCCGAGGTGGCCACCAGCGAAAACCGCGGGTCACGCTCAAACAGTTCGGACATGGCCGACAGAACCAGGGGATTGCTGTCCGCCAGCATGACGTCAATCAAGGTGCGTAACTCCTACCATGCTGATAAACAACGGATAATCTCAACTAACTACCTATTCAGGCAGGGTCAATTTCGGTATACAACCGAATACTTACCCATATGGGTGGGATCTTTCCCATCCTATTAGATACCCAAAAGCAGGAGTATCCTACGTTGCGCCATCGCTCAACTGCGGATTTCCTGAACCCAGGACGCAACCGCTGAACCTGACAAGGATGTACGCATGTCGGCTGAAATCTTTCCAAAGCTGGAAATCCCCAACACGATCGCCGCCGGCCCCGGCCCCGGAAACACGGATCCGCGCGTCCTGTCTGCCTTTGCAGGCGCGGGCGTTGCCGACCACATGCAGGGCGACGTTCTGCGCGGGATGGTCGAATGCAAGCATATGCTGCGTCAGATCTGGGGCACCGACAACACCCACACCTTCGGGGTTGCCGGAACCGGGTGGAGCGGTCTGGACATGATGTTCGCGGCAATCCGCCCCGGTGACACCGTGGTTGCATTCGCCAATGGCACGTTCTCGGGCATTGACGCCCTGACCCTGCGGATGAAGGCAGCGACGGGCGAAGAACTGGCCGCCAACAGCCTGAACCCCGATGCGGCCAGCGTCGCGGTGGTCGACGTGCCCAACGGCACCTCTGTCACGGGGGCTGACGTCGACGCGGCCCTTGCCGAACACAAACCGAAATGGGCGTTCATGGCCCATTGGGAAACCGGATCAGGCCGGATCAACGACATCAGGGGCTTTTCAGACGCCTGCGAGCGCCACGGCGTCATGGGTCTGGTCGACGCCGTATCCTCGCTGGGGGTGGAGGATTTCCGCATCGACGATCTGCCCGGCGTCGCAGCCTGGGCATCCTGTCCGCAAAAGGGCATCTGCTGCCTGCCGCTGACATATGCGCCGGTCAGTTTCACCGACGCCTATATCGAGGAACTGCAAGCCTCTGGCACCCGCAGCTTTGTGCACCACCCAATATTGGAAGCTCGTCACTGGGGCATTATTGATGGCCAGAATGTGGAAAAGGGCACTTATCACCGGACGCACTCCCCCTATGCCGTTTCAGCCTTTCACGAAGCCTTGCGGATCACGCTGGAACAGACGATCCCGCAACGTGCCGCTGACTACGCGTTCCACGAAAAGGTTCTGCGCGAAGCGGTGGTTGCCATGGGCTGCAAGGTCACCTCGAACATGACCAGTCTGGTGGTGCTGAACCTGCCGGACGATCTGGCCGGGCAAGAGATGGCGCTGGTACAAACCTGCCGCGCCGCTGGCTTTGGTATCTGGCCGACACTGTCCGCCCCGGTTCAGATCCGCATCGGCATCCTGAATCTTCTGACGCCTGCCGCGATAACCGACATCGTCACGCGCTTTGCCGATGCGATCCGCGCGCAGGGCGGAACCGTCGATCAGGATGCAGTCGACACGGTTCTGAACCACCATTACGCCGCAGCAATCGCAGCAATCGCAGCAGAATAGAGGGGCGCGGCCAATGGATATCCACGAATATCAGGCCAAGGAAATCCTGTCGAACTTCGGCGTCGATGTCCCGGGCGGCGCCCTGGCCTACAGCCCCGAACAAGCCGCCTATCGGGCGCGCGAACTGGGGGGCGATAAATGGATCGTCAAGGCGCAGGTCCACGCCGGCGGGCGTGGCAAAGCCGGTGGCGTCAAGC of Paracoccaceae bacterium contains these proteins:
- a CDS encoding response regulator produces the protein MLADSNPLVLSAMSELFERDPRFSLVATSATAEGFLGTVMRVPVQIGVIDWNLPVLGGAKLIEVLREQENAPRLVVYGDDARDLPRLAMTAGAAGFAARGDEVDDLLKCCAEVASGKMVFPFIDVRELQNDPIHSLSRKERATLEALSKGLTNRELAKELGISTNTVKFHLSNLYEKLSVRNRAQAIAFYYSNRVPGGQSDL
- a CDS encoding aminotransferase → MSAEIFPKLEIPNTIAAGPGPGNTDPRVLSAFAGAGVADHMQGDVLRGMVECKHMLRQIWGTDNTHTFGVAGTGWSGLDMMFAAIRPGDTVVAFANGTFSGIDALTLRMKAATGEELAANSLNPDAASVAVVDVPNGTSVTGADVDAALAEHKPKWAFMAHWETGSGRINDIRGFSDACERHGVMGLVDAVSSLGVEDFRIDDLPGVAAWASCPQKGICCLPLTYAPVSFTDAYIEELQASGTRSFVHHPILEARHWGIIDGQNVEKGTYHRTHSPYAVSAFHEALRITLEQTIPQRAADYAFHEKVLREAVVAMGCKVTSNMTSLVVLNLPDDLAGQEMALVQTCRAAGFGIWPTLSAPVQIRIGILNLLTPAAITDIVTRFADAIRAQGGTVDQDAVDTVLNHHYAAAIAAIAAE